The Anolis carolinensis isolate JA03-04 chromosome 1, rAnoCar3.1.pri, whole genome shotgun sequence genome window below encodes:
- the mpeg1 gene encoding macrophage-expressed gene 1 protein, whose amino-acid sequence MSHFMDIFRSLVFIFWTSWALESHPVQPSSASGFQECRQTLGRPALEVLPGGGWDNLQNRAMGRVIHLNYSLCRTTEDGAYLIPNDVFTIPLKETYLELNSEIIESWMDYQSATSASINAELSTSFINGKFSSDFRWMKTHQVKDQTVTTRVQVRNRMYTVKFDPAARFDEGFQQQLVAIASHLENNQTRAADYLAEILVLNYGTHVITGVDAGASLIQEDQVRSTFVKDSKFMRSSITAAAGVSFHKVVNFQSSLSVGIDDSFIKQYEANRTNSRVESIGGLPFYPGITLKTWQESIPNRLVAIDRFGLPLEFFITPEKLPGLPNPIVKRLSKTVASAITRYYTFNTYPGCTNAASPNFNFYANMDDGTCEGTGNNFTFGGAYQVCAQLEGPDAATLCAGLAQRNPLTGAYSCPTGYISIQLGSQELEEGYNHWDCHNDCFVWKLFCKRVCKDIFTLSKVQFSTYWCAATGIVPKNSGFLFGGLFSTKNNNPMTNAQSCPSMYYQLKLFDQLKVCVSRDERGQRYSVPFGGFFSCQVGNPLVGFHNGTDNDPYAKRCPTGFSQHLALISDGCEVDYCVPAGRFTEGSLPQARLPPFSRKPTINLIDTDTILVMNSNSGQTWIKNSQTHLWKIGNPDEVYHSMKKSMTTGESLSNGEVAGVALIATVGLVSLISLVICGCRRYKKKGYHEIGEEESAMISSSPDGLRNETVDMPQQQESPIV is encoded by the coding sequence ATGAGCCATTTCATGGACATCTTTCGTTCCTTGGTTTTCATATTTTGGACAAGCTGGGCGCTGGAatctcatccagttcaaccttctTCTGCCAGTGGCTTTCAGGAGTGCAGACAAACCCTGGGACGTCCAGCACTGGAAGTTCTTCCTGGAGGTGGCTGGGATAATCTACAGAATCGAGCTATGGGGAGAGTGATCCACCTGAATTACTCTTTGTGCAGGACTACAGAAGATGGAGCTTACCTCATCCCCAATGATGTCTTCACCATTCCCCTTAAAGAGACCTACCTGGAGCTGAACTCTGAAATCATAGAGTCTTGGATGGATTATCAGTCTGCCACCTCTGCTTCCATCAATGCTGAACTGTCCACTTCTTTTATCAATGGTAAATTCTCCAGTGACTTCCGCTGGATGAAAACCCACCAAGTGAAGGACCAGACTGTGACCACCAGAGTTCAGGTCAGAAATCGGATGTATACTGTGAAGTTTGACCCTGCAGCCAGATTTGATGAAGGCTTCCAGCAGCAGCTTGTAGCCATCGCTAGCCACCTAGAGAACAACCAGACGCGAGCAGCTGACTATTTGGCAGAAATCTTGGTGTTAAATTATGGCACTCATGTGATCACTGGTGTGGATGCTGGAGCAAGTCTCATCCAAGAGGACCAAGTCAGGTCTACCTTTGTGAAAGACAGCAAGTTCATGAGAAGTTCTATCACAGCTGCTGCTGGAGTCTCTTTCCACAAAGTTGTAAACTTCCAAAGTAGCCTTTCAGTAGGTATAGATGATTCGTTCATCAAGCAGTATGAAGCCAACCGCACCAACTCTAGGGTGGAGAGCATTGGGGGGTTGCCCTTTTATCCTGGTATTACCCTGAAAACCTGGCAAGAGAGCATTCCCAACCGTCTGGTAGCCATTGACCGTTTTGGCTTGCCTTTGGAATTTTTCATCACCCCAGAAAAGCTTCCAGGATTACCCAACCCCATTGTGAAGAGATTGTCCAAGACTGTAGCATCTGCTATCACTCGCTATTACACTTTCAATACTTACCCGGGATGTACCAATGCAGCTTCACCTAACTTCAACTTCTATGCcaacatggatgatgggacttgtgaAGGGACAGGGAACAATTTTACTTTTGGAGGAGCCTACCAAGTGTGTGCTCAGCTGGAAGGACCTGATGCTGCCACACTCTGTGCAGGTCTGGCACAGAGGAACCCACTTACTGGAGCCTATTCCTGCCCCACCGGCTATATTTCCATCCAGTTGGGATCCCAGGAACTTGAGGAAGGCTATAACCACTGGGACTGCCATAATGATTGCTTTGTTTGGAAGCTATTTTGCAAGAGGGTTTGCAAGGACATTTTCACACTCTCTAAAGTGCAGTTTAGCACCTACTGGTGTGCAGCAACAGGCATAGTCCCCAAAAACTCAGGATTCCTCTTTGGGGGTCTTTTTAGTACCAAGAATAATAACCCCATGACCAATGCCCAGTCTTGCCCTTCCATGTATTATCAGCTGAAGCTTTTTGACCAGCTCAAAGTCTGTGTCAGCCGTGATGAAAGGGGACAGAGGTACTCTGTGCCCTTTGGAGGGTTCTTCAGTTGCCAGGTAGGCAACCCATTGGTGGGCTTCCACAATGGAACAGATAATGACCCCTACGCTAAAAGGTGTCCAACAGGATTTAGCCAGCACCTGGCTCTAATCAGTGATGGATGTGAAGTGGACTACTGTGTCCCAGCTGGGCGCTTCACAGAAGGGTCTCTACCTCAAGCTCGGCTCCCACCCTTCAGTCGCAAACCTACCATAAACCTCATTGATACTGACACCATCCTGGTGATGAATAGCAACAGTGGCCAAACCTGGATCAAGAACTCTCAGACTCATCTCTGGAAGATAGGCAACCCTGATGAAGTGTACCACAGTATGAAGAAAAGTATGACTACTGGTGAGAGTCTATCCAACGGAGAAGTAGCTGGGGTTGCTCTTATTGCCACTGTGGGCTTGGTCAGCCTGATCAGCCTGGTGATCTGTGGGTGCAGGAGGTACAAAAAGAAGGGGTACCATGAGATAGGGGAAGAAGAGAGTGCCATGATCTCTAGCAGTCCTGATGGCCTCAGGAATGAAACAGTGGATATGCCTCAACAGCAGGAAAGTCCAATAGTTTAG